A window of Thermoproteales archaeon genomic DNA:
AGAAAATATTATAGGTTTAGAGGCGGAAGGTGGTATGGTGGAATCGCCACCGCCGACTGCGTGGGCTGCAATCTAAGGTGTAAGTTTTGCTGGTCTTGGAAAATAAGAGATAACTATTGGAAAATCGGAAATTTCTACACTGCAAGTCAGGTAGCTTTTATTCTCAGCAATATTGCTGTTAGGAGGGGATATAGACTAGTAAGGATTAGCGGTGGAGAGCCGACGCTGTCTAGAAATCATCTTCTAAAAGTTATAGAGAAAATAGAACAGTCAGGTTTATACTTTATACTCGAAACCAACGGCATACTTATAGGATTAGATAAAACCTATGCCAAAGAATTATCGGAGTATTCAAATATACATGTTAGAGTATCGCTTAAAGGCACGAACCCGCGGGAATTTTCGATGCTCACAGGAGCGAAACCAGAATACT
This region includes:
- a CDS encoding radical SAM protein, with translation MQAYDPIEIGKKVASAVVKKQNGEERKYYRFRGGRWYGGIATADCVGCNLRCKFCWSWKIRDNYWKIGNFYTASQVAFILSNIAVRRGYRLVRISGGEPTLSRNHLLKVIEKIEQSGLYFILETNGILIGLDKTYAKELSEYSNIHVRVSLKGTNPREFSMLTGAKPEYFDYQIKALENLLDYGVSCNPAVMLSFSPSHNIENLIERLGSIDRRLVDEFEPEYVFLYPHVIELLKIHKLKPLKAYHPEEIPRELI